One stretch of Punica granatum isolate Tunisia-2019 chromosome 5, ASM765513v2, whole genome shotgun sequence DNA includes these proteins:
- the LOC116206809 gene encoding soluble inorganic pyrophosphatase 4, which yields MAPPIETLHKAFNSTHSTHPPLNERILSSLTRRSIAAHPWHDLEIGPGAPTIFNCVIEISKGSKVKYELDKKSGLIKVDRVLYSSVVYPHNYGFIPRTLCEDNDPMDVLIIMQEPVLPGCFLRAKAIGLMPMIDQGEKDDKIIAVCADDPEYRDFNDIKELPPHRLAEIRRFFEDYKKNENKEVAVNDFLPASAAYEAIQHSMNLYADYIVESLRR from the exons ATGGCTCCTCCCATTGAGACTCTTCACAAGGCCTTCAACTCTACCCATTCTACCCATCCACCTCTTAATGAAAGGATTCTTTCGTCCTTGACCAGGCGGTCTATTGCTGCACATCCGTGGCATGATCTTGAGATAG GACCTGGAGCTCCTACAATTTTCAATTGT GTGATTGAGATCAGTAAGGGGAGCAAGGTTAAATACGAGCTTGACAAAAAGAGTGGACTGATCAAG GTTGATCGTGTACTGTATTCATCGGTTGTGTATCCCCACAATTATGGTTTCATTCCTCGAACACTCTGTGAGGACAATGACCCTATGGATGTGTTGATCATCATGCAG GAACCAGTTCTTCCAGGATGTTTTCTTAGGGCTAAAGCAATTGGCCTCATGCCTATGATCGATCAA GGGGAGAAAGATGACAAGATAATTGCAGTTTGTGCTGATGATCCCGAGTACCGTGACTTCAATGATATCAAGGAGCTCCCACCACATCGCTTGGCAGAAATTCGTCGCTTCTTTGAAGATT ACAAGAAAAACGAGAACAAGGAGGTGGCTGTTAATGATTTCCTGCCTGCCTCTGCTGCCTATGAAGCCATACAGCATTCCAT
- the LOC116206808 gene encoding ras-related protein RABE1c-like has translation MAAPPARARADYDYLIKLLLIGDSGVGKSCLLLRFSDGSFTTSFITTIGIDFKIRTIELDGKRIKLQIWDTAGQERFRTITTAYYRGAMGILLVYDVTDESSFNNIRNWIRNIEQHASDNVNKILVGNKADMDESKRAVPTAKGQALADEYGIKFFETSAKTNLNVEEVFFSIARDIKQRLSEADTKTEPQAIRINQQDQSAGAAQAATQRSACCGS, from the exons ATGGCTGCTCCCCCGGCACGAGCTCGAGCTGATTACGACTACCTCATAAAGCTGCTCCTGATCGGCGACAGCG GTGTCGGTAAGAGTTGCCTTCTTTTGCGCTTTTCAGATGGTTCCTTTACTACCAGCTTCATAACTACTATCGG GATTGATTTCAAGATTAGGACCATAGAATTGGATGGCAAGAGAATCAAATTGCAAATCTGGGACACTGCTGGGCAGGAGAGATTTCGAACAATAACAACTG CTTATTACCGTGGAGCCATGGGCATATTACTCGTGTACGATGTCACAGACGAGTCGTCCTTCAaca ATATCAGGAACTGGATCCGCAATATTGAACAACATGCTTCAGATAACGTCAACAAAATATTGGTTGGCAATAAGGCTGACATGGACGAAAGCAAAAGG GCTGTTCCTACTGCAAAGGGCCAAGCTTTGGCTGATGAGTATGGCATCAAGTTTTTTGAAACT AGTGCCAAGACGAACTTGAATGTGGAGGAGGTTTTCTTCTCAATAGCCAGGGACATAAAGCAAAGACTTTCCGAAGCGGACACAAAAACTGAG CCTCAAGCAATTCGGATCAATCAACAAGACCAGTCAGCAGGTGCTGCTCAAGCAGCAACCCAAAGATCAGCTTGCTGTGGTTCTTAA
- the LOC116206806 gene encoding type I inositol polyphosphate 5-phosphatase 8 yields the protein MRTEVNTISKSSWPKVVVRKWLNMRSRSEKFHSDCTLRDAVRMEMRRKSCSDQDRYVIVPEEFSEGWLMEASNGLKEPPLGCTAAPPATGTPGQDLRMFVGTWNVGGKSPHEGLNLRDWLTSPTPADIYVLGFQEIVPLNAGNVLGAEDNGPAAKWLSLIRQALNTDKRDYDLLPYCCNSATGNDPQERCVKPRQSFSDLLVLDRDEIDQEDFARLVSSKVSSGEERESSRSPAASGRHNSSSWQRRRYCLAACKQMVGLFLCVWVRDGLQRHISNLRVSCVGRGIMGYLGNKGSISISMTLHRTTFCFVCTHLTSGEKEGDEFRRNADVMEILRKTKFSGNSSRIPGQPCPPESILDHDKIIWLGDLNYRLASRWSDMHKLLKKKDWQALLEKDQLRMEQRAGGVFEGWEEGKISFAPTYKYLSNSDHYAIQSSKSKEKRRAPAWCDRLLWRGEGMKQMTYMRGESRFSDHRPVYSLFSVQVNVGAHKDTARPITKPMGFSRRAARPSTTTAVAGAAAAIVLPSTCAAKVQAEELLLLTRAQSCIASTPRFG from the exons ATGAGGACAGAGGTGAATACAATTTCCAAG TCTTCATGGCCCAAAGTCGTGGTACGTAAGTGGCTCAACATGCGGAGCAGATCGGAAAAGTTCCACTCCGACTGCACCTTGAGAG ATGCAGTGAGGATGGAGATGAGGAGGAAGAGCTGTTCAGACCAGGACCGGTATGTGATCGTCCCGGAAGAATTTTCAG AGGGCTGGCTGATGGAGGCAAGCAACGGCCTTAAAGAACCGCCACTTGGATGTACGGCGGCGCCACCAGCCACCGGTACTCCCGGCCAGGATCtgcg GATGTTCGTTGGGACGTGGAATGTTGGAGGGAAGTCACCCCATGAGGGTCTTAACTTAAGGGACTGGCTAACTTCCCCGACCCCGGCCGATATCTATGTTCTCGG GTTCCAAGAAATAGTTCCTTTGAATGCCGGGAACGTGCTGGGAGCCGAGGACAATGGGCCTGCTGCCAAGTGGCTCTCCCTGATACGTCAAGCCTTGAACACCGACAAGCGTGACTACGATCTTTTGCCATATTGTTGCAACTCTGCCACTGGCAACGACCCGCAGGAACGGTGCGTCAAGCCAAGACAAAGCTTCTCTGACTTGCTCGTCTTAGATCGGGATGAGATCGACCAGGAAGATTTTGCTCGATTAGTAAGCTCGAAGGTGAGCTCTGGCGAGGAGCGAGAATCCTCCCGAAGCCCGGCTGCTTCAGGGCGGCACAACAGCTCATCATGGCAGCGACGCCGGTATTGCCTGGCGGCGTGCAAGCAGATGGTGGGGTTGTTCTTGTGCGTGTGGGTTAGGGATGGCCTTCAGAGGCATATCAGCAATTTGAGGGTGTCTTGTGTTGGGAGAGGCATCATGGGCTATCTTGGGAACAAG GGCTCAATATCGATCAGTATGACGTTGCATCGAACAACATTCTGCTTCGTCTGCACCCACCTGACTTCTGGGGAGAAGGAAGGGGACGAGTTCAGAAGGAACGCTGATGTTATGGAGATACTAAGGAAGACCAAGTTCTCTGGTAACTCGTCCCGGATTCCCGGACAACCCTGCCCTCCCGAAAGCATTCTGGACCACGA CAAGATAATCTGGCTCGGGGATCTGAATTACCGGCTCGCCTCGAGGTGGTCCGACATGCACAAGCTGCTCAAGAAGAAGGATTGGCAAGCCCTCCTCGAGAAAGATCAGCTGAGAATGGAACAAAGGGCGGGAGGAGTGTTCGAAGGGTGGGAGGAAGGAAAGATAAGTTTTGCTCCGACATACAAATATCTCAGCAACTCCGACCATTACGCCATTCAGAGCTCCAAGTCAAAGGAAAAACGTCGTGCTCCTGCCTg GTGTGATAGACTACTGTGGAGGGGGGAAGGGATGAAGCAGATGACGTATATGAGAGGGGAGTCAAGGTTCTCGGACCACAGGCCCGTTTACTCCCTCTTCTCGGTCCAAGTCAACGTGGGGGCCCACAAAGACACTGCCAGGCCCATTACAAAGCCCATGGGCTTCTCCCGCAGAGCCGCCAGGCCTTCCACCACTACTGCTGTTGCTGGTGCGGCCGCTGCCATCGTGCTGCCATCGACCTGCGCGGCCAAGGTACAAGCCGAGGAGCTCTTACTGCTGACCAGAGCCCAGAGCTGCATAGCCTCCACCCCGAGGTTCGGCTAG
- the LOC116206807 gene encoding WAT1-related protein At2g39510-like, which yields MVRFSWGLVDRVKPFVGVIFLNVGFAGMDILSMAALKQGMSSSVFLVYANLIATAVLAPFAAFIDRNENAKVTHRILPKILLLSTMEAACGNLYFIGMKHTSATFAATMGNTLPALAFLLAWLLGLERVRIKDVRSRAKVIGTMATVAGAMIMTLTKGRVIPLPWTREGNLDELGGKVIGQHENSILGAALLAAAYFLWASFIIVQAIVLREYPAELSLTTLVNLFNTMECTLLALVMPGNTASDWLIKWDIKTQAALFNGVICVGIGYYIQAAVTKLKGPVFVTAFSPLSAVMVAIIASFVLAETLFLGRVIGAIIIIGGLYLVLWGKSDEYELVLPSFIQTEETHRGDEKLQPNPNVHQMEIASRDGALNINLEPDR from the exons ATGGTGAGATTCTCATGGGGCCTCGTCGACAGGGTGAAGCCCTTCGTGGGAGTGATCTTCCTGAACGTCGGCTTCGCCGGGATGGACATCCTCTCCATGGCCGCACTGAAGCAGGGGATGAGCAGCTCCGTCTTCCTCGTCTACGCCAACCTCATCGCCACCGCCGTCCTCGCCCCCTTCGCCGCCTTCATCGACCG GAATGAGAACGCGAAGGTGACTCACCGAATCCTCCCCAAGATTTTGCTCCTCAGCACAATGGA GGCGGCTTGCGGCAACCTGTACTTCATCGGGATGAAGCACACCTCGGCCACGTTTGCAGCCACCATGGGCAACACTCTCCCTGCATTAGCCTTCCTCCTGGCCTGGTTGCTCGG GCTCGAACGTGTACGGATTAAGGATGTGCGGAGCCGAGCCAAGGTGATAGGAACCATGGCGACGGTCGCGGGAGCGATGATCATGACGCTGACCAAAGGCCGGGTGATTCCTCTGCCTTGGACCCGGGAAGGAAATCTGGACGAGCTGGGAGGGAAAGTCATCGGGCAGCATGAGAACTCTATCTTGGGTGCTGCACTGTTAGCAGCGGCTTACTTCTTGTGGGCATCCTTCATAATTGTCCAA GCAATTGTTCTGAGAGAATACCCCGCCGAGCTCTCTCTTACAACCTTGGTGAACCTGTTCAACACGATGGAGTGCACCTTGTTAGCGCTTGTGATGCCGGGGAACACGGCCTCCGACTGGTTGATCAAATGGGACATCAAAACTCAGGCAGCCCTCTTCAAT GGAGTCATCTGCGTGGGAATAGGATACTACATTCAAGCTGCGGTGACCAAATTGAAGGGCCCGGTCTTCGTGACAGCATTCAGCCCCCTGAGCGCGGTTATGGTGGCGATCATCGCGTCCTTTGTCTTGGCTGAGACACTGTTCTTGGGCAG GGTGATTGGGGCCATTATCATAATTGGAGGTCTATATCTTGTCCTTTGGGGTAAGAGCGATGAGTACGAATTGGTATTGCCTTCTTTCATCCAAACCGAAGAGACCCACAGGGGAGACGAAAAGCTGCAACCTAATCCCAATGTTCACCAAATGGAGATTGCGTCTCGTGATGGTGCCCTTAACATTAACCTTGAGCCGGATCGGTAG